One Methylosarcina fibrata AML-C10 DNA segment encodes these proteins:
- a CDS encoding Crp/Fnr family transcriptional regulator, which produces MSNPSIIEYLSAHEFFSDLGDDVLELLSECSNTCRIKKGQILFRQGENADKFYVILNGRVSVQIPAIIGPNLEIQTLSKNQVLGWSWLIPPYQWNFQAKAEEDSDLLQFAGPDVLARCEQEPKLGYELLKKFAGLMSTRLEAARRKMMDEWNPAGFA; this is translated from the coding sequence ATGAGTAATCCATCCATTATTGAGTATCTGTCGGCTCACGAGTTTTTCTCCGACCTCGGTGACGACGTTCTGGAATTGCTGTCCGAATGTTCGAACACGTGCCGCATCAAAAAAGGACAAATCCTGTTTCGGCAAGGCGAAAATGCGGACAAGTTCTACGTGATCCTCAATGGACGCGTCTCCGTACAAATACCGGCGATAATAGGCCCGAACCTGGAAATCCAGACTCTGAGCAAAAACCAGGTCTTGGGCTGGTCGTGGTTGATACCGCCCTATCAATGGAATTTTCAAGCCAAGGCCGAAGAGGACTCGGATTTACTTCAGTTCGCTGGGCCTGACGTACTGGCGCGGTGCGAGCAGGAGCCGAAACTGGGCTACGAGCTTCTAAAAAAGTTTGCCGGATTGATGTCGACGCGTCTCGAAGCGGCGCGCCGGAAGATGATGGACGAATGGAATCCGGCCGGATTTGCTTAG
- a CDS encoding NAD(P)/FAD-dependent oxidoreductase: MSDYRYLIVGGGMTAYAAMCGIRAVDPEGGIGLISAESHPPYQRPPLSKGLWKGKPFEKIWYPIDELKATLHLGRNAETLSIADKTVVDDQGNSYRFDKLLIATGGETVKLPFGRDEIIYYRYLDDYLRLRALSEQKQRFAVIGGGFIGSEIAAALAMNGKQVVMLFPGEGICASLFPRELHQFLNEYYRSKGVDVLPRQKVTGMTRKQDRLFLNVRGADGTDRSIEADAVVAGIGIKPNVRLLEQAGMSIDNGIPVDEMLRAGHPDIFAAGDVANFYNPGLRNRMRAEHEDNALTMGRCAGRNMAGDSMPYHHLPHFYSDLFELGYEAVGQTDSRLETMEDWIEPHKKGVIYYLREHRVRGVVLWNVWERVDAARALIAEPGPFTAENLKGRLSS; encoded by the coding sequence ATGTCAGACTATCGTTATCTTATCGTCGGCGGCGGCATGACGGCATACGCGGCGATGTGCGGCATCCGTGCCGTCGATCCGGAGGGCGGCATCGGCCTGATCAGCGCGGAATCTCATCCTCCCTACCAGCGCCCCCCGCTTTCCAAAGGCTTATGGAAGGGAAAGCCTTTCGAAAAAATCTGGTATCCGATCGATGAGCTGAAAGCAACGCTGCATCTGGGACGTAACGCAGAGACCCTTTCAATCGCCGATAAAACGGTCGTCGATGATCAGGGAAACAGCTATCGCTTCGACAAACTGCTGATCGCTACCGGCGGAGAAACCGTCAAGTTGCCGTTCGGCAGAGACGAGATCATTTATTATCGCTATCTGGACGATTATTTGAGACTTCGCGCACTGAGCGAACAAAAGCAGCGGTTTGCCGTGATCGGCGGCGGCTTCATCGGCTCGGAAATCGCCGCGGCGCTGGCGATGAACGGCAAGCAAGTGGTCATGCTCTTTCCCGGGGAAGGCATTTGCGCCTCCCTGTTTCCGCGCGAGTTGCATCAGTTCCTGAACGAATATTACCGATCCAAAGGAGTTGACGTCCTGCCCCGGCAGAAAGTCACCGGGATGACGCGCAAACAGGACAGATTGTTCCTGAATGTCCGCGGCGCTGATGGCACCGATCGGAGCATCGAGGCCGATGCGGTGGTGGCCGGGATCGGCATCAAGCCCAACGTCCGTTTGCTCGAGCAGGCCGGAATGTCCATCGACAACGGCATCCCGGTCGACGAAATGTTGCGCGCCGGTCACCCGGATATTTTCGCCGCCGGCGACGTCGCCAATTTCTACAATCCCGGTTTGAGAAACCGCATGCGGGCGGAACACGAGGACAACGCGCTGACCATGGGCCGATGCGCCGGCCGCAACATGGCCGGCGACTCGATGCCTTATCATCATCTTCCTCATTTTTATTCGGATTTGTTTGAGCTTGGCTATGAAGCGGTCGGCCAAACCGATTCCCGCCTGGAAACGATGGAGGATTGGATCGAGCCGCATAAAAAAGGCGTGATCTATTATCTGCGGGAGCATCGGGTGCGCGGCGTAGTGTTATGGAACGTCTGGGAACGCGTCGACGCGGCGCGGGCGCTGATCGCCGAACCGGGGCCGTTTACTGCGGAAAACCTGAAGGGCAGATTGTCGTCTTGA
- a CDS encoding DEAD/DEAH box helicase, with the protein MELKDFQQQVLDTLTLYLNTLSEKKALADKIVQANAKEPDPELLRPVPDFAEAAWKALKDTGHLPKVRAAVPFSPRRDGVGRSVPSVCFKIPTGGGKTLLAAAAVSQIQSRWLRRNTGFVLWIVPNESIYSQTIKALRDREHPYRQILDRASAGKTKILEKLDRLDQRDTEQQLCVMLLMLQSANRETKESLKLFKDRGNIHGFFPHSDDVLAHAGLLDQIPNLDVYGQKEMVGAIVKDSLGNALRQIRPVVVLDEGHKGYSRLAMDTLYGFNPSFVLELTATPVDRDRDNPPTYSNWLVDVRGTDLDREEMVKLPMNVTVQGGDGWQACCRQSVEQLNALQRDAEHLRAESARYIRPICLVQVERTGKEQRDGQFIHAEDVKDYLLSLGVSQEQIAIKTAETNDLNEPENLDLLSQTNQVRFIITKQALQEGWDCPFAYILCSLAPVTSRGAITQLVGRILRQPNTSRTPIQSLNECYVFCFHSRTSEVVAAIKTGLEQDGMADLVEKIRESDSSGSGGSPIARKIRRRPKFQNARIYLPLVLWVEDKSFRPLSYEADILYRIDWQQIDVSSVAEKLPKTGQSANMQIIRIDLADDPDAKEFVESEELASLSVDEAFDPAYATRAIVDIVPNPWLARALIGQVLQDLQHAGFTPAQITDIGHRLIETLRVCLLQERDRLAEAVFLQDVEEGRIQFRLRTDRNNWLLPRELSTARPPNSPLLQRNDGKVVESSLFDPFYKDDLDGYEQKVACYLDSEKALRWWHRNVAKAQDGYALQGWRKNKVYPDFIFALTHQDGQERLLVLETKGDHLDNPDTAYKKKLFGICSGAFRLDDAKPAGEIELLDDEGVKVSCALIFESNWQSDLAKLIEDNVS; encoded by the coding sequence ATGGAACTGAAAGACTTCCAACAACAGGTGCTGGACACGTTGACGCTGTATCTGAATACCTTGAGCGAAAAAAAGGCGCTGGCGGATAAAATTGTCCAGGCCAACGCCAAGGAGCCCGACCCGGAACTGTTGCGTCCGGTGCCGGATTTTGCCGAAGCCGCCTGGAAAGCTCTCAAGGATACCGGTCATTTGCCCAAGGTGCGCGCGGCCGTGCCTTTTAGCCCAAGGCGGGATGGAGTTGGGCGAAGCGTGCCGTCGGTGTGTTTCAAAATCCCGACCGGCGGCGGCAAGACGCTGTTGGCCGCGGCCGCCGTGTCGCAGATTCAAAGCCGATGGCTCAGGCGCAATACCGGCTTTGTGCTGTGGATCGTACCGAACGAGTCGATTTACAGCCAGACCATCAAGGCGCTACGCGACCGCGAACATCCTTACCGGCAAATCCTGGACCGCGCCAGCGCCGGTAAAACCAAAATACTGGAAAAGCTGGACCGTCTGGACCAGCGCGATACCGAACAGCAATTGTGCGTGATGCTGTTGATGCTGCAATCGGCGAACCGGGAAACCAAGGAATCGCTGAAACTGTTCAAGGATCGCGGCAATATTCACGGCTTCTTCCCTCATTCGGACGATGTGCTGGCGCATGCCGGGCTATTGGACCAAATTCCCAATCTGGACGTGTACGGACAAAAGGAAATGGTCGGCGCTATCGTCAAGGATTCCTTGGGTAATGCCTTGCGGCAAATTCGTCCGGTCGTGGTGCTGGATGAAGGGCATAAAGGCTATTCCCGGTTGGCGATGGACACTTTGTACGGCTTCAATCCGTCGTTTGTGCTGGAGTTGACGGCCACGCCGGTGGATCGTGACCGGGACAATCCGCCGACTTACAGCAATTGGCTGGTGGATGTGCGCGGCACCGATCTGGACCGGGAAGAAATGGTCAAATTGCCGATGAATGTCACCGTGCAGGGCGGCGACGGCTGGCAAGCGTGTTGCCGGCAAAGCGTTGAGCAACTGAATGCCTTGCAGCGGGATGCCGAACATTTACGGGCCGAATCGGCGCGTTATATCCGGCCGATTTGCCTGGTGCAAGTGGAGCGGACCGGTAAGGAGCAACGCGATGGCCAGTTTATCCATGCCGAGGATGTCAAAGACTATTTGTTGTCTCTGGGGGTGTCCCAGGAACAGATCGCCATCAAAACGGCGGAAACAAACGATTTGAACGAACCGGAAAACCTGGATTTGCTGAGCCAGACCAATCAAGTACGCTTCATCATTACCAAACAAGCGTTACAGGAAGGCTGGGATTGCCCGTTTGCTTATATCTTATGTTCATTGGCTCCGGTGACGAGTCGCGGAGCCATCACGCAACTGGTGGGCCGAATTCTGCGGCAACCCAATACCAGCAGGACGCCGATCCAATCGCTAAACGAATGTTACGTCTTTTGTTTTCACTCCCGGACCAGCGAAGTCGTCGCGGCGATAAAAACCGGCCTCGAGCAAGACGGCATGGCCGATTTGGTTGAAAAAATCCGCGAGTCTGACAGCAGTGGTTCGGGTGGATCACCCATCGCGCGCAAAATCCGGCGCCGTCCAAAATTTCAGAACGCCAGAATTTATTTGCCTCTGGTATTGTGGGTCGAAGACAAGAGTTTCCGCCCATTGAGTTACGAAGCCGATATTTTGTATCGGATCGACTGGCAACAGATAGATGTTAGCAGCGTGGCGGAGAAATTGCCGAAAACAGGGCAAAGCGCGAATATGCAGATCATCCGCATCGATTTGGCGGACGATCCTGATGCCAAGGAGTTTGTCGAGTCGGAAGAACTCGCCAGTTTGTCGGTGGACGAGGCATTCGATCCCGCCTATGCCACGCGTGCTATTGTGGACATCGTGCCTAATCCCTGGTTGGCGCGTGCGTTGATAGGTCAAGTGCTACAAGATTTGCAACATGCCGGGTTTACCCCGGCGCAGATTACGGATATCGGTCATCGGCTTATTGAAACGCTTCGGGTTTGTTTGCTGCAAGAACGGGACAGGCTGGCCGAAGCCGTTTTTTTACAGGACGTGGAAGAAGGCCGCATTCAGTTCCGCTTGCGGACGGATCGAAATAACTGGCTGTTGCCGCGAGAATTATCCACCGCCAGACCGCCGAATAGCCCGTTACTGCAACGCAACGACGGCAAGGTCGTCGAATCCAGTTTGTTCGATCCGTTTTATAAAGACGATCTTGACGGTTACGAGCAAAAAGTCGCCTGCTACCTGGACAGTGAAAAAGCCTTGCGCTGGTGGCATCGAAACGTCGCCAAAGCCCAGGACGGATACGCGTTGCAAGGTTGGCGCAAAAATAAAGTCTATCCGGATTTCATTTTTGCCCTGACCCATCAGGACGGCCAGGAACGGTTATTGGTTTTGGAAACCAAAGGCGACCATCTCGACAACCCCGACACGGCTTACAAGAAAAAACTGTTCGGGATTTGTTCCGGGGCTTTTCGATTGGATGATGCAAAACCCGCGGGCGAGATCGAATTATTGGATGACGAAGGGGTTAAAGTAAGCTGTGCGCTGATCTTTGAAAGTAATTGGCAATCGGATTTAGCCAAGCTGATTGAGGACAATGTCAGTTAA